DNA sequence from the Flavobacterium lipolyticum genome:
GCTTTACCTACAGAAGCCGGACTGTCTTTGTTGTAGCTTTCTTCCAGAAAAAGTATATCTTCTATTTCCTGAACAGATAATTTATCCTCGAATTGTTTGTAAACAAAAGCAACAAAGTCCCTGTAATTAATATCTGTACTGCTCATAATAACTGTTTATTAAATCTCTGCTCATAGGCGTTCCTTACTTTTGCATTTATATTCTGAATATGGCTCTTATAGGAGATATTGCTGTACTCTGCATAATTATATTGTCTGGTTTTGAGCTGGGAGCCCGTAAAGTGTCCGAAATATTTTTTAATAAGTTCACAGCGCTGGAAATACCACTGCACTGCAGGAATTGTCTTCAGATGGCTTTCGATCCTTTCGGCACAGTAACGGGTAACGTAATAATTTTTATCATATGTTTTTCCATCAGTTCTTCGTCTACTTTCGTGTTTAAGAAAACCAATGCTGACATGAAAGGCTACCGCTTCATCAATGCTTTCATAAGCCCCGTGGAAAAATTTCTCCATTTCTTCCACCCTTAGCTGGGGTTCATTATTTAAATAAATGCCTTCAATAACAGAACTTACTTCCTCTGAGGAAATAACATTATCGGTATCCGTCAGATCCATGAGTTCCATTGAAAGGAAATCGGGATATCTGAGCAGAAAATCCAGCGCCTGAATTTTTATTTCAGTGCGGAACAGTCCAAAATAAGGGGAACCGCCATCCTGGCTGCGCTCGCAGAAAACATACAGGATTATTATGATGCGCAGCCTGTCCCTGTATTTTCTGAGAAAATCCTCCATAAGATAAATAAATTACAAATAGTGTTTTTAAATAAATTAAGATTTTTCGCTAATATATAAATTATTGGCTATGTATTTAAAAATTAAATGTGTAATAAATCACACCAAATCGAGTGCCCAGTTTTAAAAAAGCGAAATTGAACAGGATGCTATTCCGACATAGAGCGCCTAAACACCATAATAAACTGAAGGCGCTACAAAGCGCCTTCATCTACAAAGGAATAATAGGTTTCGGGAGTAATGATAATATGATCCAGCAGTGTGATATCCATAATTCTGCCTGCTTCTTTTACTTTATTAGTTATCTGCTTATCCGCCTCAGAAGGCTTCACCTGTCCTGAGGGATGGTTATGAATCATGATCAGTGATACTGCATTGGCTTTAATTGCTGCAGCAAAAATCAACCTGAGGTCAACTGAAGTGCCGGCAATTCCTCCCGATGATACTTCGTACATGCCCAATACCTTATTGGACTGGTTCAAAAGCAGGATCTTAAACTCCTCAAAAAATTCGATTGTATCTGGATTCCAGAACTGGAGCACCAGCTGGTAAACTGTTTTGGAGGAACTAATATAAGGTCTGTCTGATGCTTTTACTTTTGTTTTGTAGACCAACTGTATTTCTGCCACCTGATTCCAATTTTGAAGTGTTTTTGAAGTTTCCATGATTTCTTAAGTTTAAAAATTAATAATGGAACCTGCACCGGGAATGAGAAAGCGAGCGAAAAAAGCAACGCAATAAAGCAGGTTTTTCCGCCTGCATTTATGGGGGAATTTTTTTCGGCGAACCGACTT
Encoded proteins:
- a CDS encoding JAB domain-containing protein translates to METSKTLQNWNQVAEIQLVYKTKVKASDRPYISSSKTVYQLVLQFWNPDTIEFFEEFKILLLNQSNKVLGMYEVSSGGIAGTSVDLRLIFAAAIKANAVSLIMIHNHPSGQVKPSEADKQITNKVKEAGRIMDITLLDHIIITPETYYSFVDEGAL